The genomic region ACAAGAAAAACTATTGCATATCCAAAATGGGATAATTCACCTAAATGTTTGTCAATATCAGCTGATAGGGTACATGATTTGAATGAAAATACCTCGTGTCTGGTGGCCAGAGGGGTGTACAGGGAGGAATCAATAATCAATTTCTTTcagctgggtgtgtgtgtgtgtgtgtgtgtgtgtgtcatgtagTAGTCAGATCGaaatttaaatgattcaaaagATATTATTGCTTGAGCTTCAAGCAAACTCTCCCACGGCAAAGTATGCTGAAAGTTCAGTAAGAATTTTAGTATCATAATAAAAGTCTTCCTTTTGTCAGTGCATTTTTGACAAAATTAGGATTAACAGCCAGACATGAATGCTAAAGATgagtgcactttttttttttttattaatgtcttGACTATTGCAACGACCTTTGCTTTGTGCATATTTATTGAATTTGTGGACCTAATAAGGGCTGATAGGTGCATTTAGGTGCAATTAACCAGCGGTGAGTGAGGTTATCAGAGTGTATTTGTCGTTTGATGAAGGTAACCTTTTCCTCTGGTCTAACACATCCTTACTGACAGTAAGCTATAACCCAGATACTATGAAGAACAAGTCCCATAATCACTTTCATGGGATACAGGGCACAAAATACCACTGAAGTGCTACCAAATATGAtgagggagaaaagagaaatctataaacaaaaactgtatttgacaTCAGACTTGCAATCGGATGTAGTGACAGATGCTCTCCTATCCCCACAGAAAATGGGACAATTCATACGGCACACAGTAACTCTTGGTTCAACTCGCCAACAACACCGTGCGTGAACAGCTGTTGCGCTTACCGATTCTGAGGACTTGTGTTGAGCTCACACAGAGCTGTGCTGcgaagaaaagagagaagaaaagtcTCTTTCTTTCGTCCATCGTGCTCCAGGTGAACTCTCCGCGTGTATTGACACCATGACAGAGAGAAACGGCCTATTTCCAGGCGCTGAAACACTTGACGTGCCAGCGCGTAATTCAAGTTTTATTCCCAATTCGATCCGTTCCACTCTGCATCACATCGTCGCATCAAATAGACGAACAACGATGACCACCAGTCACGTTAATCCAACTTTCCTGTACAAATTCAATCCAACAAGTCACATTTCATGAATCTGAACTGGCTGCGAAGAAACAGTGAACCAGAGTAAACACGTCCACGTTTACTCACCAGTCAGTGCGCCTCCAAAGCCACAGGAGCTGCAGGCAAAGAGAACGCGCTGTGTGTCAAGAAAGCCGTAATGTATTTGACTTCCGGTAcggtttttcaaaataagaataCAAAACCATTTAACGACCTGTACTTGGTTGTTGAGGTGTTGTGAAATAGACACTTCATGGCGTCAAATCAAGTATTTGTTACTCCACTGTCCATAGAAGTGATGTGTAGTTTGTGACCAGTGTAGGCTCATATGGCCTACAGGCAGGATACTTGGGTTTGGCAATAGTTGTCCATGATAAATGTTCAATCACCctattttgactttgttttcccCCACAAAGAACAGAGATTTGCACAGTTTGAAGAAAATCTATTGGAAATACATTAAATTAAGTAATATTGTATTGAGAGGTAGGCCTATTTCCACCCCAAAATAGgcacttgtttttttcaaacttgaTAGACCATCTTTTACACGGAATGTCCTCATGGTCTAATTCTGGTTATCTGTGGATAGTTTAGCTGCATTTGGTTTGGATTAAAGAGCAGATGGATTGGCAGCGGTTCTCTCCACCGGTCCTGATGAGAGGAGAATAATCTTCAGGTTACAGGATTCAAGATTATCTCTCACTGCAGACAAGCACAGTCTTTATCTGACTGGGTCACCAGATGCCTTCCCATCCTCAAAAACAACTACAGGACATGGGgatgtgttttatattaataatgagAAAACAGTCACCTGATGTGGTTTAACACCCACCCTCCACCTGACAGAATACCCGTTTTCAATTTGCTTTCCATGTTTGTTATTTGAGTAGCATACAACATGTGGCTACGCAAAatctgctctctttctttctctctttcatttctgtAGTTTGTTAACTCTGGACTGTTATGTaatattgtgacatttgaaAAAGGCAAAAGATTCTACGTGCCAGCCATCACAAATTCTTGCTCTCCTTGAGCAAAATCCGCCTTAAGTCAgaactgacattttatttagcaCGTTTGTGATTCTCTCAAAACTGGGAGCCAAAgtgatctgagaaaaaaagaaagaaaaacagccacCTTCTACCTGGAGCTCTGACAAACTGCCTATAGACAAACTTAATTAACTCAGAAAATGACCATCCAGCCTCTCCAGGAGGAGTCCTTGAAACTCGCCTGATATGAATATAGAGCAGAAGTGTCTCTCTGGTAAATACCAAGCATATAAATGTCTGCTAGAGATGCAGAAATAGGACCggttcattttaaataaaagaatacattttataacGGAACATTATGGACACGGGAAATTAAGTTCTTAGTCCACTCTGGTTCTGTGAATTGACTGAAGAcgttttgtctttgtgtatatttgtgtccATTTTACTTTGATTATATGGGATGGCTTTAATTAAATACCAGGCCACAGTTTTACTAAATCAAGCCTCcacttctttttaaagttgtacCTGCTTCTGGACTTTCAGAATATTTGTTCAGCAATCAAAACGGATCTGATCCTTTGCAACACTTTAAATTCAACACAATTTCAGAAGAtcatattttcaatttaatcTTCAAAAGCATCTGGCATCAATGATTTGATCAACTGAATGTGATCTTCCAATAACTTCAAtgaagcggggggggggggatgttaaTAAAATCACTAGGTATCTCTTTAAGGGCGGTACTAAATTTTGCATCAGTGTTGTAGAGGAAAGTACTTGTTTGAATTCAGTCACATGggcaaaatgacaaataattaaCACTTCTACACAAAACTTAAATTTAGAAAATTTATTTTAGACTTAAAAATGATAATACGCCACAGTTGTATGTACGGACAcagttttaaaaagtacaaaggGAGGAGTCAGGGGGTTCTCACAGGATTTTAAACCAAGGCCAGGTGATTGTACATCACAGTCTGAACATCCCTACTGGGCATCATCACCCAGAAAGCTCAAATCTAAGAAAGTAGCATCATAATAAGAGGACAATAATAAGAACATCCAAAGTGTAATATTTCCCTCCCCTCACACTCTGAACTAGAGTACTTTGCagatgtccccccccccccccacacacacagtttggtaTGAAGTGCATGTTTAATACATCCATTAAGGTGCGCATGACAGTGTTGAGCTCAGCAATCAGCGTGTTGTTGTGATGCAGATAGTCAAATAGCACAGCCTGGTGGATTTGGGAAGAAATGCAGGAGGGGTGAAGTggaaatatacagtacgtaGTAGGAATTGATGTCAAATGTCATGGATGTGAAGTCTGTCTCAGCAAGCTTCTCTGTGGTTGTGATGCTGCTTGACAAGACAAAAGGTCAAAGAAgctggagagagaagaagatgatgatgtcTGAATCGGTCAGAGGATGACAGGTCAACTGCACGATCACTCCTCTCCTGGAAGTTACCGTACAGTCGCCAACATGGCTCTGTACCTcctttcaaaaacaaagaaaaattcaAGTAAAACAGGAAAGTTAGAATTATTATCGGGGATGTGGGTCATGACGAAGCTTGGCCTCTTGGGCAAAAAAGGATCCAGTATATTGATGACCTTGATGAAATCCAGTTACCAAAATAACAATGGCATATTTGAGCAACAAAATTATAGACTGGACATTCATGTTAAGGGCAAAAGTGTTGGCTCTCTTGAGACCATTTCTGGcaccaaacacagaaaaagtgGTTTGTAATACTGGGCAGCTAAGTGTTgtgtaaacattaaaaaatacagtgaaaaggcaattgttaaataaaaataggtaGACTGTCTTTTAAAAAGTAGATAAAAGTGAGCTTCAAAGCGTTTTCATACAAGGAGGTTAACGGCACTGTTTTGTACTCCTGACGATACACCAATGTGCAGCTGATATTaagttaaaacaattaaaagcaCAGTAAAGCTAGTTGGATCTCACCATCTTTTACACAGCAGTCGTTCAGCCAAAAGCCCCTGAAGATAATTTCAGTACCACACAGCCCTTGAgtgttaaaatacaaacacagttTCTGAGTCAGAAAAATATAACACCCATATTCCTGTGttaaaaaatagacatttttggCCAGAAGATCACAGTTCAGTGATGACGTCTCTTCAAAACAACGTGTGCACGGTACAGTAGCTGCTGAGAGTCACCTTGTCTGTGCCCCTGTGTACTTTATGCACTTACAGTGATCATGCACACACTTGCTGGTTTACTTGCGTGCACATGCAGTGCTGTCCTTGTTCATACGTTCACATACAATtccacaggtgtgtgtgtaacgCATGGGTGTATGTCCAAAACAGTGAGGACCGTGTATTCTTTTGGGTTGACGTTTAAGCAGTTTGGGATAAGAATCACAGAGtatattttacttttccttATTTGCTTGGTGTTTCAACATTTTAGGATTGTCAGAACATGGGAGATGCAGGTGAGTTGGGAAGAAGAGGGTTGTGTCATGACACAGAGGACTGGCTAAGGTTTAATACCTTCTATACACAAACACCTCCAAattctaaatatttaaaagctTGTATCTCTTCCCAATTTTCTTGCACTCCTACAGTATGTAGAAGTGTCAGAAACCACCATTCCTCTCATTTCGTCATCTTGTTTTCTATAATTCCCAATCAGAAGACATTGCTGTTGCACCCGTTAGCAAAGTCGTCCCGCCGCACCCAGATGGCATCGTGGTCCTTATTTGTGGCCCCCTCCACAGCACACTGCTTTAAGGGGGCGCGCTTTAGAGTCGGGGTCACACAGCGGGACAGAGAGACACTGCAGGAGGCAAAAGAGTCAACCGAGCCTGAATCATCACCATGCTTTATTCGATCAACTTCCTCCTCCTGCATCCTACTCAGCATGATCTCCCTTTCAGACTCCACTCGTCCGTTCAGGTTGTGGCTCCTCACCCCTCTGCCCTGTAGGTCAAGTCCCCCCATCCTCCCCTCCAGGTCGGCTGGTTCTGCCGACGCGGCTCGGACAGACTTGCAGTACTCGTCGTCATCGCTCAAAATATCAGTCTCCTTCACCTTCCCCATGTCGATGACCTCACCCTGGTCTTCGAAGCAACCCAGGTCGAACTGCTCCTCCACCCAACGGTCTGTGTCCTCTCCTTGAGGTTTCTGGGATTGAGGAAGGGCATGCTTGGACAGCGACGAGGAGGAAGGGGATGAAGAGTGGTGTAAGGCGTCTGAATCGTTGCCGTTGTTGCCATGGAAAACCAGGTCGGTGTCGATGGTGAAGCGGTTCCTCACCAGCTTCCTGCGGGCCAGCGTTTGGGATGGAGCTGAtgctaaaaagacaaaaaaagattaaaaagtcacCTTATTTTATCTTGTTTAGGTCATGTAAAAACATTGTAGGCCCTTCCTGTCCTGTGAATTGGAGGCTATACTTAAGCGTTTGTCACCTGCTCTGTTCATGGTGGGCCGCGCCCCTTTGAGGGCACACAGACGTTTGCCCCCAAATGGGACGTACTGCTGGTTGAGTGGCAGAGACTCCGTCTTAAGTAGCTGCCGCCGCTGTTTTTCCCTTAGGATAGAGTGGACTGCTTTCAGGAAGTCCTTCTTACTATCTGGAGAACTGCAAAATGGACCAAACAGAATGACTTAAAAATAACATACAAGAGAAGAGTCTTTTGGTCGATGTCGCATACCATCAGGTCACATGTTTTGAATACATGTGTACAGTTTTGGAAACAAGATCATACCTGCAGCACAACTGGAAGGTTTTCTCTGGTCGTCCTTCAGATTCAGATCTTGTGTGAACAATCTCGCACACCGCTGTACCCTCAGAGTCTGAGAGGGGGAGAGATGAGGGGGAAAAGAGATGTGATCTACATTTAGAAAAGCATTCAGTTAATTTCCATCATCAATTTCTTTCCCCTTAACAACAGGCCATTAGGCAGATTAACGATAACACTTGAGCTAAATTGCCGAAGGATGATTTAAGATTGATCTAGGACATTGCAAGCAGACTTAATAggtatccttttttttttttttttttttttttacaaaaaggttatttattttgtggGAAAGAAAATCAGCAACACAGAGAACTTCAAAGCCTTTGCAACCACTGTCAGAAAATATTCAGTCATCAGAAACAATCTTTGTGGTTTTGGATGACAGATGCCCTCATATGCAAATCTTTTACCATGAcctcaaattaaaaatacagtatgcacGTATTCCTAAAGAACAATTAGTTTGGGCTGACATGCACTTTCAAGTGGTGTGCAAAATTACTGAGGAAAGGAGCAAAAATCTAAGGCACAACCAAAATACTAATTGTAAAGTCCAACATCTCCCTTGTGAGTATATATTAACTTTGATTAATGACAGACTTCTGGTGCAGATTCAACACAAATTCTCAGAATAATGTGTAATACAAGTATGCATTCATTAAGCACAATCTGTCCCAGTTTCCCCACTGAACAGACTTTTATTATGGATACATCTGGCTGACTGATAATATCAATTATGAGATCTATGCTTCCCTAGCAAGACAAATTAAAATCTCCACATGGCACTTCAAAAAGCTTTCTAAACATCTAAGTCTAAACATTTAAATCCTTGTCCAATGCATATGTTAGACTAAAGACTGGATAATTAtccagaaaaaatgtttttctgatggAATTTGATCGTACAAGTCATTTATTCCAGTTATGCTGCAGCGTTCTCACTGCACTAAAAAcctgaggaaaaacaaaacaaatgtatcagTGATTTGGCATCTACATGAAACTTTTTATCTCTCTACCACCTACATCAGTGTACTAGGTTGGGATATATAAAGTGAGAAAATGAATTTGGTGTGTGAACCAACTCTGGGATAGACCATTCACTAAGCTAGAACTGTCCGTAACAGCAACCAGTGCTTAAAGTGCTAATAATACCTGGAGAAATGGCGATACAAGATTCAAAATGACATTTGCTGAATggcaatgcatttaaaaatcgACCTACTTGCAAGGGCACGGACTTGCAGAGAGTCCGTTGCAATCATGTGACGGAAACGGAAAGGATCTTTGTCATCACTCACGGACGCACGGTGAGATGGAccctgaaagagagagactctTGTATATCTAAAACATaaccactgcaatacatcaacatGACAGCAGAGAGCACAAGAGTGACAGAACACACTGAACAAGGAACAGTGAAGTTTGCATAAAAAAGGTCTCTTCAGTCTATTAAATTGCTAATAACTTCCCTTATTCAATTTAGTATATTGTCCCATGATGAAAGACCTTAACTTCTTTGTGGTCCTAATGTGCCATCCAAATcataaaatgggattttttttctttcttttttgtaacTATATAAGCTTTAGCTTCTTCACGGAAAGCCCAGAGCCCCAATCTGCACTGTCAATCCTAGAACAGTGTTTCTCTGTCTAGATAAATTAacaggaaaagggaaaaacagtACTCacgattttttttctgtgcttggAGCTGTCTTTGTACACAAATACAATCGCTGTTTTAAACACTAAAAGAGGACAAGGGAGAGAGGGACACTATTAGGAGGGTCTGCAGTCATTCATTGCATAAATCAAAAGACTTTCATCAAAGGATTTACTTCAATGCAATATGTCAACGGAAACTTGAAGTCACAGCTTTCCTTTgcaaaagaataaaagtaaaaacctcAAACTCCTGGTATGCTTTATCTGCAGCACAGTAGGTAAAAATGGACCAAAGTCACGACATTGCATGCACAAAGCCACCATATTCCCTCACTATGGCCTTGCCAGGAAAAACCCTTATACCATGTAGATGTAATATTTATATCCAAAAGGTGTCTGAGCCGAGTTCAATTTTAAGACACAGGGCACTTCTGGGTGTGTGAGAAAAACATATGATCCATTAGTGTAAGGATAGCATGCTGCACTTTAtgtgaaaagtaaaagaaaaaaaaaagctcttgtGTTATAACCCCAACTGGGTCCTTGCTTCCTTTTACCAATGCTATTTCCTCACCAAGTGAAATAGCACCAAGTGTCACGCTATGCATGACAGTATTACATAGGACACCGTTAAGTGCCATGTGCCTGCATGTGTAAAGATGCAACATGCAGCATTTCTCCAGAGCAGAGAACAGTAGATGTACAGTAGCACTGCTCTTTTGTTGCTGAAAAATATGTTACTGGAAAATATTTGCCTATTCATCAGTGTGAAAagatcacacacactgttttaatATTCAGTACACAGGAATGAGCACATTGCACATCATTTATCCATCTAAAATCCTGCAGATGTAACAGGATTTTCACAGTTATATAATGTTTAGACCAATCCACTGTGTAaagatgcaaaaacaaatgtcatctAAATGCAATAAAGTCTACTTTTATGAAGCTTGTATCATGTCTTTGGTATATCATTATGATATTAGGATTTACTTCATGGCTGTTGAATTCAATTGCATTGGGTATGGTTagaaaaatctagaaaaaaagcctttaaaagcaTTAAGAATACTTCTAGTCTAGATTACGTAAAAGGTCTCCATTCCTGTGTAAACAGTtgaaacatttagaaaatatttcAAGCTAAGATATCTATATACACAGAAAGACAATAGTATGGCAGAATCAACACTGCAATATAATCCAAATCCACATTAGCCCTTACCAAAAGCAGCCAAATCAGGGTCCTTTTTGCTCTTGACCAAAGAGCTTGGAGGATTGATCCACAGCACGGTCGAATGTAGCAAAAGATCCCCCATGGAGAGGTCAGCCACCTGAAATAAACAGACATAGATATATTCCTTTTAATTACTGGAAAATCCTTTGGATTCCTGATGGATAACCTTGAAGGAATTGTGCATTATCATGTTTACCTCTTTTTTATCTGCTGTCTGTTCGTTGATGAGCTGGTCGAAAACAGCGCCGTACTCCTCATGAAGCTTTTGCATCTCATTGATGTGACTTGCAACTTTGTTCATGGTCTTTATTGCAACTGAATGGGACAAACATTCATCATCTCCAAATCATTACCATAATTTATTGTACCCTCATTAATTATAGTTCCATGGGTCTGAAGCTGATGTTAAACAGTTTGACAGCAGTTAAGTGCTGCATCAAAAagtatatgtaaataattaaaagacaCTGGCTTACCATCCAGATGGTAGTGTTCCTCACTGTCAGGGTCAGTAAGAGAGTAGAGCTCCTTTAACAAAAGTGGATACTTCAGGACCCTCTGGATGGGTTTGATCAGGTAAGATTCCAGAGTGGAGGAATGCTGCTGTCTGGGGTTTCTCTCAACCAGGAAAGCCTTGAAATCTGGGTCAGTCTTTGCTGCAGGAGCAGAAATATGagcatttattcattttgtacAGTTTGTTAGGAAACTACAAAGAGAACTTGCAACTTAAGATGAAAAACCATAAACAGGTGGCAATAAAAGTGTCTGTCAAGGTAGCAACTGTGGTAGTAACTGCAGAACTCTACTGTATTCAAATGCCTCTACTGTGTCATCACACACGCTGATGACTCCAGTTTATGTCTCACTGTGCAGATACTAGTTGCAGCTCGCCCTCTGTACAGCAGGGTATGTGAATAACACATGCTTCCTGTGCAGCACTAGTCCCTCAGCTATCAGCTGCCACTGATGCTAGAGATAAACTACCATATGACTATCAGGAGTATGTGGTGGATTGGTGCTTGATGCAGGTCAATGTCTGCATGGTTTTACCTTTAGCCAGGACCTTTGGGACCTTGGTGTGGCTGGCGCAGAAGGCGCTGTAGATCTTGAAGCGATCGGCATAATACAGGAAGGAACCACCCAAAGAGAACAGCACTTTCTGTGGAAACAAACAAGCATGTCATGCCATCacaatagaaataaatatatatatatatatatatatatatatatatacatacatatacacacacacacacacacacacacacacacactagtcaaggacaacacaagtaaacacaaaatgcaatttgtaaatgaaggtgtttattattaaaggtgaaaaaaaatccaaaccatcatggccctgtgtgaaaaagtgattgccccctaaacctaataactggttgggccacccttagcagcaacaactgcaaccaagcgtttgcgataacgtgcaatgaggcttttacagcgtcctggaggaattttgccCCACttatctttgcagaattgtcctaattcagttacattagagggttttcgaggaTGAACGGCCTTTTAAAGGTCATagcacaacatctcaataggattcaggtcaggactttggctaggccactccaaagtcttcattttgtttttcttcagccatttggTGGTGGACTTgttggtgtgtttaggatcattgtcctgctgcagaaccgaagtttgtttcagcttgagtacacgaacagatggtcggacattctcctttaggatctcttggtagacagcagaattcatagttccttttatcacggcaagtcttccaggtcctgaagcagcaaaacagccccagaccatcacactaccaccaccatattttactgttggtataatgttctttttatgaaatgcagtgttccttctacgccagatgtacttggacacacaccttccaaagagttccacttttgtctcatcggtccacagaatgttgtcccaaaagtctttgggatcatcaagatgtgttgtggagaaattgagacgagctgttgatgttctttttgctcagcagtgtttttttccttggaattctgccatgcaggccatttttgcccagtcttttcctgatggtggaggcatgaacgctgaccttaactgaggcaagtgaggcctgcagttctttggacgttgttgtggggtcttttgtgaccttttGGATGAGTCGTTGCTGCagtcttggggtaattttgggcggccggccactcttgggaaggttcaccactgttccatgtcttcgcaatttgtggataatggctctcactgtggtttgctcgattcccaaagctttggaaatggctttataaccctttataaccctttccagactagATGAGATATTgagatagatctcaattactttctttttcaattgttcctgaatttctttgggtctcgtcatgatgtgtagcttttaaggatcttctggtggaccttactgtgtcaagcagctcctatttaagtgatgccttgattgtgaacaggtgtggcaataatcaggcctgggtgtggctagagaaattgaactcaggtgtggacaaccacagttatagtatgttttaacaaggggggcaatcactttttcacacagggccatgatggttaggatttttttttcacctttaataataaacaccttcatttacaaattgcattttgtgtttacttgtgttgtccttgactattatttaaattggtttgatgttccgaaacacttaagtgtgacaaacatgcaaaggaacaggaaattaggaagggggcaaacactttttcacaccactgtaatatatatatataaaaatatatatatatatatatatattttttttttaaatcgagGCTGCACTATAGAAAATGGGAATTacttttaagattatttttgggcattttcgacccctatttttgacaggacagataaagacatgaaaaggggagagagagagagagaaagagagagagaggggaatgacatgcaacaaaggacCGCAGGTCAAaatcaaacccgggcccgctgtaCTGAGGTGTAATCCTCTACATAGGagcgcccgctccaccaactgagctatccgggcacccactttttcttttaaaagcaaatgtttgtcccttttagATGCAGAGTTCAGGTGATCAATGTCCCCTCACCTTAAACTGATCAACCCTTTCCAGTCTGTCCAGATCTGGCACCAGTCTGATTCCATCTTCCAGCGTCCGGAGAAACTCCACCTGGAACTCCACCATCTCCCCGAGGTTACCAAACAAAACATccagctacaacacacacacacacacacacacacggagcgTCATTCTATGTTTCTTCTGTATTTCTATTCAGTCAATGTTATGTATATCAAcaattcatttagtttttggaCTGTAAAAGGTCAGGTAGAAGTACCTCATCTTGTGTAAGGAAGCTCTCTTTCTGCAAAGGTGTCAAGTAGCATTCTATTAGACAGCTCAGGTCCTGAAATAGACAAAGAATAGGAATAAGATAATCAGTAGTTCAAAGAGGAATGAGAAAGGGCATGTGTGGGCATCTGTTTAAGGTGGAGCCATTACTCAGAATGTTaaataactgaaagaaatcAGTTCTCACAGGTAGGAACATAACACAAAAAGCATACCGTACCAATGTTCTGCTCGACTATTACAATTATTACGAGACGCCCAACAACAAGTGGTGTAGTTTTACCAGAACAGT from Etheostoma cragini isolate CJK2018 chromosome 13, CSU_Ecrag_1.0, whole genome shotgun sequence harbors:
- the LOC117955392 gene encoding T-lymphoma invasion and metastasis-inducing protein 1-like isoform X2; translation: MDDLRAAFLNQALTLSVSTLPLLDPRVLCSLPPRRSDGEQGPATDIFSQSQEDILDEVSGLTVESPDDSLEEGSRLTLQSPGDQQEDKTCMGTGKESTEQVTAFCRSLHDMNPLECPMSSSSSSSLSSLPPSPVSGFPPTAGTATQRQLSHADKLRKVINELVETEKTYVKDLSCLIECYLTPLQKESFLTQDELDVLFGNLGEMVEFQVEFLRTLEDGIRLVPDLDRLERVDQFKKVLFSLGGSFLYYADRFKIYSAFCASHTKVPKVLAKAKTDPDFKAFLVERNPRQQHSSTLESYLIKPIQRVLKYPLLLKELYSLTDPDSEEHYHLDVAIKTMNKVASHINEMQKLHEEYGAVFDQLINEQTADKKEVADLSMGDLLLHSTVLWINPPSSLVKSKKDPDLAAFVFKTAIVFVYKDSSKHRKKIGPSHRASVSDDKDPFRFRHMIATDSLQVRALANSEGTAVCEIVHTRSESEGRPEKTFQLCCSSPDSKKDFLKAVHSILREKQRRQLLKTESLPLNQQYVPFGGKRLCALKGARPTMNRAASAPSQTLARRKLVRNRFTIDTDLVFHGNNGNDSDALHHSSSPSSSSLSKHALPQSQKPQGEDTDRWVEEQFDLGCFEDQGEVIDMGKVKETDILSDDDEYCKSVRAASAEPADLEGRMGGLDLQGRGVRSHNLNGRVESEREIMLSRMQEEEVDRIKHGDDSGSVDSFASCSVSLSRCVTPTLKRAPLKQCAVEGATNKDHDAIWVRRDDFANGCNSNVF
- the LOC117955392 gene encoding T-lymphoma invasion and metastasis-inducing protein 1-like isoform X3, producing the protein MCSEAGLGCSTFCEGVKIASAGLTQEKSTEQVTAFCRSLHDMNPLECPMSSSSSSSLSSLPPSPVSGFPPTAGTATQRQLSHADKLRKVINELVETEKTYVKDLSCLIECYLTPLQKESFLTQDELDVLFGNLGEMVEFQVEFLRTLEDGIRLVPDLDRLERVDQFKKVLFSLGGSFLYYADRFKIYSAFCASHTKVPKVLAKAKTDPDFKAFLVERNPRQQHSSTLESYLIKPIQRVLKYPLLLKELYSLTDPDSEEHYHLDVAIKTMNKVASHINEMQKLHEEYGAVFDQLINEQTADKKEVADLSMGDLLLHSTVLWINPPSSLVKSKKDPDLAAFVFKTAIVFVYKDSSKHRKKIGPSHRASVSDDKDPFRFRHMIATDSLQVRALANSEGTAVCEIVHTRSESEGRPEKTFQLCCSSPDSKKDFLKAVHSILREKQRRQLLKTESLPLNQQYVPFGGKRLCALKGARPTMNRAASAPSQTLARRKLVRNRFTIDTDLVFHGNNGNDSDALHHSSSPSSSSLSKHALPQSQKPQGEDTDRWVEEQFDLGCFEDQGEVIDMGKVKETDILSDDDEYCKSVRAASAEPADLEGRMGGLDLQGRGVRSHNLNGRVESEREIMLSRMQEEEVDRIKHGDDSGSVDSFASCSVSLSRCVTPTLKRAPLKQCAVEGATNKDHDAIWVRRDDFANGCNSNVF
- the LOC117955392 gene encoding T-lymphoma invasion and metastasis-inducing protein 1-like isoform X4 encodes the protein MLSALGNFIFCWSTEQVTAFCRSLHDMNPLECPMSSSSSSSLSSLPPSPVSGFPPTAGTATQRQLSHADKLRKVINELVETEKTYVKDLSCLIECYLTPLQKESFLTQDELDVLFGNLGEMVEFQVEFLRTLEDGIRLVPDLDRLERVDQFKKVLFSLGGSFLYYADRFKIYSAFCASHTKVPKVLAKAKTDPDFKAFLVERNPRQQHSSTLESYLIKPIQRVLKYPLLLKELYSLTDPDSEEHYHLDVAIKTMNKVASHINEMQKLHEEYGAVFDQLINEQTADKKEVADLSMGDLLLHSTVLWINPPSSLVKSKKDPDLAAFVFKTAIVFVYKDSSKHRKKIGPSHRASVSDDKDPFRFRHMIATDSLQVRALANSEGTAVCEIVHTRSESEGRPEKTFQLCCSSPDSKKDFLKAVHSILREKQRRQLLKTESLPLNQQYVPFGGKRLCALKGARPTMNRAASAPSQTLARRKLVRNRFTIDTDLVFHGNNGNDSDALHHSSSPSSSSLSKHALPQSQKPQGEDTDRWVEEQFDLGCFEDQGEVIDMGKVKETDILSDDDEYCKSVRAASAEPADLEGRMGGLDLQGRGVRSHNLNGRVESEREIMLSRMQEEEVDRIKHGDDSGSVDSFASCSVSLSRCVTPTLKRAPLKQCAVEGATNKDHDAIWVRRDDFANGCNSNVF
- the LOC117955392 gene encoding T-lymphoma invasion and metastasis-inducing protein 1-like isoform X5 encodes the protein MAAFRRSGNSRSSTESIYDMLQLSTEQVTAFCRSLHDMNPLECPMSSSSSSSLSSLPPSPVSGFPPTAGTATQRQLSHADKLRKVINELVETEKTYVKDLSCLIECYLTPLQKESFLTQDELDVLFGNLGEMVEFQVEFLRTLEDGIRLVPDLDRLERVDQFKKVLFSLGGSFLYYADRFKIYSAFCASHTKVPKVLAKAKTDPDFKAFLVERNPRQQHSSTLESYLIKPIQRVLKYPLLLKELYSLTDPDSEEHYHLDVAIKTMNKVASHINEMQKLHEEYGAVFDQLINEQTADKKEVADLSMGDLLLHSTVLWINPPSSLVKSKKDPDLAAFVFKTAIVFVYKDSSKHRKKIGPSHRASVSDDKDPFRFRHMIATDSLQVRALANSEGTAVCEIVHTRSESEGRPEKTFQLCCSSPDSKKDFLKAVHSILREKQRRQLLKTESLPLNQQYVPFGGKRLCALKGARPTMNRAASAPSQTLARRKLVRNRFTIDTDLVFHGNNGNDSDALHHSSSPSSSSLSKHALPQSQKPQGEDTDRWVEEQFDLGCFEDQGEVIDMGKVKETDILSDDDEYCKSVRAASAEPADLEGRMGGLDLQGRGVRSHNLNGRVESEREIMLSRMQEEEVDRIKHGDDSGSVDSFASCSVSLSRCVTPTLKRAPLKQCAVEGATNKDHDAIWVRRDDFANGCNSNVF